The Haloterrigena turkmenica DSM 5511 genome includes the window GATATAGCCCACGACGTCGCCGGTCACGTCGGCGACGTCCTCGAGCGAGAAGGGTAGCTCCGCGGCCACCGGCTCCCAGTCGGCGACCGGCGCGTCGTAGTCGGCCGCGGCGGCCTCGAAGAACCGATCGATACAGCCCAGAACGCCCTCGCGGTACTCGAGCAGGTCCCGTGCGGTGAGCTGGCGGACGGCGGCCTCGCGCCACGCCTCGCGGGTACGGTACTCGCGGTAGAACGCCTCCTCCGCGACGTCGTGGAAGACGGTGCCGACGAGCCGGGAGCCGGACTCGAGCGGTGAGTCCGTTGCCGTCGCTGCGTCCGTCTCCGGTCGCGCCGTCGTTCCGCCGACGCCCGCCGTCGGATCGTCGAACGCACGTACGACGTGATCGAGGTAGTGCTTTCGCGGACAGGTGTCGTGGGTCTCGAGGGCGGTGTAGCTGTGGCGGAGCGCGACCGGCAGCGTCGTCGCGTTCGAGAGGGTCTCGACGGGGAACCGGACGGTATCGGTCGTCAACGCGGAGAGCCGGCGGCCGGTCGGAACCCGTCGCGTCGAATCCGCCTCGCCGATCTCGGCGGCCGCGTCGCCCTCGTCGCCTCGATCGGTTCCAAACCGTCCAAACGCCTCGAGCGCGTGACTCGCCGCGTCGGCGGCCGGCAACAGCGTCTCCCCGCGCAGCAGCCGTCCCAGTCGGTGGACCGTCCGAATCGCGTCCCGCGTCTCGAGCGGTTCGACGTACCGGTCGTCGTAGCCGGCGTAGTAGGTGATCGTCCCCGGATCGACGCTGGCCGCGGCCGCGAGTTCGTCGGTGCGGTCGACGACGGTCTCGGGGTAGGTCTCCCGCACCCGCTCGAAGCTCGCGCGGAGCGACGACCACAGCTCCATCCGCTCGCCGGCGACCGACCACTCGATGTCGCCGGAGAGGCAGGCGTCAGCGGTCGCACAGCCGAGTTCGTCCTCGTCGCCGTCGTAATCGTACACGCTCCCGAAGACGAACAGGTGGTTCTCGGCCCGCGTGAGCGCGACGTGGAGCACCCGCCACTCTTCGCCGACGGTCTCGGTCGCGAGGTCGGCCAGCAGCGGCGACTCGATCTCGTCGTCGAGCGTCGCCGCGAGCAGCCGATACCGGGCTCGTTGGGCGTAATCGCGCTCGACGCACCACTCCTCGTCGGAGAGGTACGGGACGAGGACGGTGTCGAACTCCAGCCCCTTCGCCTGGTGGACGGTCATCACGTCGATCGAGTCCGCCGACTGGGTCCCCCGCGTTCGCTCGCTGCCTCCGCCCTGAAGCGTCCGCTCGAGCGCGTCGACGAACGACGGCGTCAGCGTCCCGATCACCGAGTCGCCGGTGTAGGCGTCGACGAACCGCTCGACGCGCTCGAGTTCCTCGCGCTCCTCGCTGGTGAGGAACCACTCGAGGCGGGTCACCTCGCGGAACCGCTGGACGAACCCCGACAGCGGGTAGACGTCTCGCACGTCCTCGAGTTTCGCGAGGTGGTCGCGCGCCCGCCGGACGCGATCGGGGTCCTCGAGCGCCGTGGACTCGACTTCCGCGTCCGGACCGACCGCCATCACGGCGTCGTACAGCGAGCCGTCCGCGCGCTGCAGCGTCGCGAGGTCGGCCTCGGAGAGCCGGTACCGGTAGAGCAGCACGCGCCGGAGGTGGGCGTCGGCGTCGGGATCGACGAGGACCCGGAGGTACGAGACGAGCGTCCGGATCCCGGGGTCGATCTCGCCGCGCGGCGAGCCGGAGATCTCGTAGGGGATCCGTCGCTCCCGGAGCTCGTCGGCGACGGCCTGCGCGTGGCGATTCGTGCGGACGATGACCGCGATGTCCTCGAGCGATCGCCGGGGGACGTTTTCGGCTTCGCCGTTTAGCAGCCTCGAGACGGTCGTCGCGACCTGATCCGCCGGCGACGGGCCGACCGCGTCGCTTTCGATCTTGACGACGCGATCCGGCCGGTCTTCGTCCGTTTCGAACCCTGTCTCGCGACCTGCCGTCGCGTCGCTATCCGTCCGGTACTCACCAGGGGTCCGCCCGACCTCGCGGAGCCGTTTCGAGGACTGGGAGCCGTAGTCGCAGTGGTTGGTGAGATCGAGGATCTCCTGGCGCGACCGGAAGTTGAGCTCGAGTTCGATCCCCCGGTGGTCGTCGTAGGCGTCGGCGAGCCGGTCGAGCCCCTCCCGGTCGGTCCCTCGCCAGCCGTAGATCGCTTGATCCTTGTCGCCGATCGCGAGCAGGTCGGGTCGGTCCGGCCCGTCCGTGAGTTCGGTGATGAGCGCGAACTGGGTCTCGTCGGTGTCCTGGAACTCGTCGCAGTAGACCTGCGTCCACTCGCCGGTGATCTCGTCGGCGATCGTCTCACGGGTCGCCGACCCGTTCGACCCGTCCGCGGAACGGTGTTCCGCGCCATCCTCGAGCAGTCCGGTCGCCGTCCGGACCAGTTCGTCGAAGTCGAGCGCGCCCTCCTCCGCGAGGGCGTCGTGGTAGTCGGCGTAGACGTCGGTGTAGTGGCGGGCCAGCCGCAGGAACTCGACGTAGTGTTTCAGCCGGCCGAACGGGCTCTGCTCGATGCGCTCGGTCGCGGTCCGCCAGATCTCGTTTCCGAAGAGCGCTCGCGGCAACTGTTTGGTCATCCGATCCTCGAGCGAGAGCGCCTCGATCGCGTTCGTCACCGTGTCCTGCATGACCCGGAGATAGCGATCGATATCGCGAACGACGGCGTCCTCGCGGAACGGTTCCGGTGCCTCCGCGATCTTCTCGCGGCAGTACTCGAGGAGTTTCCCGTACTCGACCAGCGACGAGCGGGACTCCTCGAGGTGATCGTCGGCGTTGAAGTAGCGAAGCGCCTCGTTGTCGAACGAGAGGTCCTGGCCGGCGGTCCGCTCGAGCCAGAGGACGAACTCGTTGCAGAGCTCGAGGGTGCGGACCTCGGGGAGCCGCTCTCGGAGCTCGTCGGGCGTGACGTCCTCCTGGCTCATCGACTGGATGAAGTCGTCGACGGCGGCGGTGAGGTCGTCGGGCGAGCCGTCGCCCCGCGTCGCGGTCGCGAAGCCGTAGTCGTTGGTCGCGAGCAGTCGGCCGACGATCCGGCGCCGCTTGCGCTCGGTGACGACGTCGAACTCCGGCGAGTAGCCCAGGTAGTAGGCGTAGTCTCGGACTAGCCGGTAACAGAAGGAGTGGTAGGTGTAGACGTCGATCGCCGCCGCGGCCGCGGGATCGAGGCGTTCCGCGACCGCCTCGCGGATGCTCCCGGCGGCCTCGTTGGCGAAGGTCAACACCAGCACGTCGTCGGGGTCGACCTCGCCGCGTTCGATCGCCCGCTCGATCCGCATGAGCATCGTCGTCGTCTTCCCGGTGCCGGCACCGGCGTCGACGGAGGTACAGTCCGCTCGGCTCTCGATGACGGCCCGCTGGTTGCCCTTCGGCTCGAGGGCGCTCAGAGCATCGGCGACGCTCGAGCCCGCGGTCTCCTCGGCGTCCGAACGCGGTCCGCGTGCGTCCTCGTCCTCAGCCATCGAACCGCACCTCCGCGGCGATGTAGTCCCCACAGCAGACCGTGTAGTCGCAGTCGGGACAGGCCTCGCTCGAGATTTCGTCCCAGCGGCCGGTGTCGGTCGGGTCGAACGCGCCGGCGACGAGGTCGCCCACGACGCGCGCGAGACGATCGTCGACCGTCCGATTTCGGTGTTCGTGGGTCATACCGTAGGTGTGGTGATCGATGTAGCGGTCGGTCAGATCCATCGTCTCGAGGCTCGTTTCGACGGTCTCGCGGACCCAGTTGACCGCAGTACGCGAGCGGTCCGCCAGCGGGATCTGGACGTATCGGCAGGTCCGGTCCTCGAGGCCGAGCCGATCACAGCGGTTCCGGAGGCCGTCGAGGACGACGGCGGTCTCGAAGAGCGCGCCGACGAACGACGGCTCGAAGGCGTCCGCGTCGGGGTCGAAGTGGTCCGTGAACTGGCCGGCGATGTCACCCTCCCACTCGGAGCGGTAGCGCAGGAGCCCCAGCGGCGCCAGCGTCGGAACGAAGCGAACGCCGACGACCGACGAGCCGTCCGCGTAGACGTAGTCGACGGTCGCGTCGACCGCGACGCTGCCGGGGATCGCTCCCGTATCGGCGGCTCCATCACTGTCCCCATCCCGTTCGGGCAGCGATATCGTACTCGAGAGCGGCAGGTTCGGGCCGATCAACTCGCCGCCCGCCGTGTCGGCCGCGAGCGCCTCGATGCCGGCGGCGTGCTCGGCGCCGACCGCCTCGACGTAGGCCTCGAGGGTCGCCTCGAGGACCCGCCGTTCGTGTCGGCGCTGGGCCAGCGAGTGAAACTGCTCGTCGTGATCGTCCCAGAGCGCTGCGAGTCGGTCCCGCGCAGTGTCGAGCAGGGCCTCGCGGTCGGTCTCGCCGCGGCGCAACGCGTCACAGATCGCGGTCCGCAGGAGGTCCACGCGGTCGTCGATCGACGACTCGTCGCCGTCGCCCTCGAGACCGTACGCGTGGGCGAACTCGTACCGACGGGGGCAGTGGAGAGCAGTCACGACGGCGTCGGTCGAGAGCGCGTCGGGAGCGTTGCCGCTGTCGCCGTCGGCGCCGTGGCCGTCAGTCATCGCGAACCACCTCGCCCGCGGCGAACTCGAACTGCGAGCGGACCGCCTCGGCGAGTTCGTCGTCGACGTCGCCCTCGGCGAGGACGACCGCGATCTCCTCGAAGAGTTCCTCGGTCGCGCCGAGGTCGGCCTCGCCGCCGGTGCTCGCTTCCCGGAGGATGCGCTCGAGTTCGCCCCGCGGCTGGGCCAGCAGCGCCTCGAGGGCGTTGGACTCGCCGTGGATCGCCGCGTCCGTGTCGGCGTCGACGGCCCGGAGTTCGAGCTCGGGCGTCGCCTCGAGTTCCTGCAGGTAGCGCGACTCGTCGTAGGTCCGCCGCAGGCCGCCGGCACCGCGTTCGTACGAACAGCAGTAGAGGCGGCTCCGCGCGGCGCGGGAGCCGAGCGCGAGGCGCCGTCGGGAGCGCTGGGCGTGATAGGTCTCGAACGGATCGCCGACGCCGTCGGCGTCGACGGTGGCGAACGTCGCCGTCACGTCCTCGACGTCGGGATCCGTGACGGCCGGGTAGCAGTCCATCTCGCGGAGCCACGCCGTCGGGAACAGTTGCGTGAGGAACTGCTCGCCGGGGTAGGTGTCGTCGATCAGATCCAGCAGGAAGACGGCCTCCCGCGAGTCGTACTTGAGGTCGTCGACGGCACAGACCGTCACGCCGCCCGTCGGCGGCTGGGTCTCGACCGCGTGGACGTACGGCGCGTCGTACTGGATCGTTCGCCGGAGCATCCGTCGCAGTCCCCGCCAGTCCGGGCCGACGAGGTCGGTCTCCTCGACGAACCGGGCGATCTCGAGGACGCGACGAACCCCCGCGTACCCCTCGCGGGCGTCGATCCAGTCCTCATCGCGGGCGATCCGGCCCTTCAGGTCCGTTCGGCGGAGCCACCGCTCGAGCGACTGCGAGACGCTCGCGCCGGCGCAGTCGGCCAGCAGCTCCGGCGAGAAGTCGTCGACGCGGGCTCGGAGCCGCTCTACGGCGACCGTCTCCGGATCGTCCGCGTCGCGGTCCGGAGGCCCGCGGTCGCCGGCGAGCGCGGCGTCGATCCGGTCGTTGCTATCGCGCTCGCGCGCACACTGCAGCGTCACGAACGCGTAGAGTTCGTTGACGGCCGGATCCTCGGCGAGCGACGGTGTGCCGATCGTCGCCGTCGGGATCCCGGCCTCGCGGAGTTGCGTCCTGGTTTCGGGAACCCGCTCGATCCGGGGGACGGCGACGGCGACATCGTCGTAGCTCCAGCCGTTCCGATCCCGGAGCGCCTGGATCTCGGTGGCGACGGACCGGACCTGTTCCCTGGCGGTCCGTGTGCGGATCCGGCGGGCGTCGTCGTGTTCAGTGTGGCCGTTCGACCGCGGCGTCTCGCCCATCGCCAGTACCCGCGTCACGGCGCGGTGCGGCGGCGTCCCGGTCCCGGGTTCGGGCTCGCGTCGGTTCTCGTCAGACTCGAGGACCTCGATTTCCAGCCCGTCGCCGACGTGGTCCTCGATCGAGCCGGACTCGACGCGGGTACGTTCGACGCTGGCGTGGCGCTCGCCGAGACAGACGAGGTCCGCGTCGACGGTCAGCGCCGCGAGGTAGCGCCGGTCGAGCCGTCGGTACTCCTCGAACTCGATGGCGAGGACGGCGTCGATCGACTCGCCGATCCGCGTCCGTAGATCGTCCGTGTTCGCCTCGAGCGCGTCGACGGTTCGGGGGATCACGTCCGCCCGTTCGACGTAGTCCCGGTCCTCGAGTTCGGCGTGGAACCGGTCGTTCATCGCGTACAGGAAGGCCAGCGCGTCGTGGGGATCCTCGCTCTCGACGTCCGCGAGGCGCAGCCGCTGGCGCGTCGCCTCGAGCAGCAGTTGCCCGACGTCGCGGGCGAAGCTCTCGTGGTCGGCGGCGCGCTCGAGGTAGGCCGGCACCTCGCGGCTGGCGCCGTCGATCACCAGCGAGATGAGTTCGATGCGCTCCTCGTACTCGAGTCGGTCGAGCGTCGGGTCCAGCGCCTCGAGGACCTTCGAGGCGTGTTCGGGCAGCGACTCGACGCGAGGGGACTGGGGCGTGCCGTCCGTCGCCCCGACGGCGGCCAGCGCGGCGGTGAGGCGCTCGAGGCCGGCGGGATGGCGTTTCAACACCAGCACGTTCCGCGGGCCGTACTCGGCCGCGAGGGCGGCGTACTCGCCGGCGATCCAGTCGAAAAGCTCGTCGCTGGGGGCCGGTTCGGCGCGGAGTTTGCAGGTCCCCTGAAGGGATGCCGGTGACGGAGCCATCGATCGGTCTGTCACCCAGTATAGCCGAGTTCGTACTTAAACCTGCGCCGCGGACTGAACGTGGTTTTCGCGGCTCGGCGTGTCGGTAGGCTGATCGATCGGCAGTCTCGCGTGTCCCGATCGACCCGTCGACCATCGGCGAGCGACTCGACTTCGACAATTCTTATAGTGTATAAAGAATACAGATGTGTATGGACGATATTTTCGTCGGACGGGTCATGTCCTCGTCGCTTCACACGGTGACGCGGGACACGCTCGTCGAGGAAACCGCACAACTGATGCTCGAGAACGAGATCGGCTCGGTCGTCGTCACCGACGACGACAACCGACTCGAGGGGATCCTGACGACGACGGACTTCGTCCGCATCGTCGCCGAACGGAAACCGAAAGACCAGACGCCGGTCTCAAAGTACATGACCGAGGATATCGTGACGGTCTCGGCCCAGGACAGCATCCGCGACGCCGCGGACGTCATGGTCGAACACGGCTTCCACCACCTCCCCGTCGTCGACGACGAGGTGGGCGTGATCGGGATGGTCACGACGTCCGATCTGACGTCGTACCTCTCGCGCGAGGAGACGCCGAGCCCCAAGTAGTTCTTTTCGCCGCCGGTCGGCGTTCAGTCGCGGTGTCCGCTCTCGGGCCATCGGGCTCGTTTACCTGATTGGCGGGAGAATCGCTCTCGGGGCCGTCAGAGCGGCGTTAGCCATCCGTCTCGCCGTCGCCGTCCGGCATCCAGCGGATCGTCTCGTCGAGGCGATCCCGGAGCCGTCGGGCCTCCGCCGGCGTCAGTTCGACGTCCGCGTGGCCCGTCCCGTGATCGCCGGCCATCGCGTCGATGCTCACGACGACCCGGTCCCCGTCCTCGGACTCCGGACGGACGGAGACGTCGGCCCGATCCGGATAGTCCCGCGGCGGTCCGATCTCGAGGTCGGTCTCGCCACGGGTAACACCGATGTGGACGCGCTCGGTGAGCTCGAGATCGATCGCGTCCGTCGGATCCTCCTCGATCGGCTCCGGTTCCCGCTCGTCGGCTCCGTCATGAGTGGTGTTCTCACCCATAAGTAGCCGTTCGATCGCATCCGCCTTGGGTGTACGCCCGGACCCCATCGCTCGAGAACCGAGTACAGAGGATACGGTACGTCGAACTGCGGTGTGTCAGTGTGTTCTGTACTCGCGTCCGCTCGGAACGGGCGACGGCCGTCGTCGCGTCACCTCTCACTCGACCTCGATTCGGTGGCCGTCGTCGCCGTCCTCGGCGATCGGCATGTGGACCTCGAGGACGCCGTTGTGGTAGGTCGCCGTGATCTCGTCGGCGACGATTTCCTTCGGGACGGGGACGTGGCGGCCGACCCGGCGCGACCGGACGGATCGAGCGGTGTCGGTGCCCGACTCGACGTCGGTCCGGGCGTCGATCGTCAGGCGACCGTCCGTGTAGCTGAGGCCGATGTCCGTCTTCTCGAAGCCCGGCAGGTCCATCACGAAGACGTAGGCGTCGCCCTCGTCCTCGAGGGTCGCCGCGTCGCCCATCGCGGCGCCGGTCTCCCCTCCGAAGCCGCCGAAGACGGGCCACTGCGAGCCGGATACGGGGCGTCCGGACTCGAGGGAAGCGTCATCGGGTTCGAGAGTCCGGCGGTCGGTTTCGGGGGCGTGTCGGTCCGTTTCAGAGGCGTGTCGATCCGAATCAGGCCCGGTGTGACCGGACTCGAGGGTCCCGCCGAAGCCGGGCGACGCGAACTCGTGCATCCAGGTCGTGCGGAGTTGGTCGAAGGCGCGGTCCATCTCGCGAAACATGCGGTTCATCTCGTCGAAGGATGTCATCGATAATCGACGTCCTATAGGACACGATTAATAATAAGGATTGCTGGACGCGTGATAGCACGCGTCTACAGCGCGGTATCGCGCGAATCGGGACCGACGCACTGCTGGCGGTCCTCGAGTTCGGCGCAGGCCTCGCGGAAGAGGCCGTCGAGGATCTCGGGCGTCGTGGGGTGGTAGGCCCGGTCGGGGACCTCGCGAACGTCCAGTCCCATCTCGACGACGACCTGCATCGTCTTCGCCATCACGTCGGCGTGCAGATGGACGCCCTGATAGCCGAGGACGGCCCCGTTGTCGGCGTCGATCACCAGCGTCGCCCGCCCCTCCGGGTGGTCTTTCGTCGCGAAGACACCGTCGGACGACGCTTCGCGGGTGACGACGAACGTGTCCATTCCCGATTCGGCCGCCGTCGCGGGCGTGTGGCCCACCCTGGCAACGGGGTAGACGCCCAGCCCCGAGAAAATCACGTGGTGGGGGACGTTCGCGTAGGGCTCGAGGTCCTCGCCGCGCGCGTGGTGGACGATGTTCTCGGCGGCCGCGAAGCCCTGCTCCTTGGCGACGTGGAGAATCGGCTCGCGACCGTTCGCGTCGCCGACCACGAAGACGCGCTCGTCGTCGGTCGCCTGCATCGTCGAGCCGACCCAGCCGTCGCCGGGATCGAGCCGCGTATTTTCGAGGTCCAGTCCCTCGAGGGTCGGGTTACGACCGGTGAAGCAGTAGAGTTCGTCGGCCTCGACGGCCAGTTCCTCGCCGCCGTCTCCGCGCCCGCCGTCGCCTGCCCGCTCGGCGAACAGGCGAACGCCGCCGTTGGCGGTCGGCTCGAGGCGCCGCTCGTCCGTCGTCGTCAACACCTCGATCCCGAACTGTTCGCGGTAGATCTCGAGGAGGGTGTCGCCGTAGGCGTCCGGAAACGCGTCGAGGGGACGTTCGTCGTGCTCGATCACGGTGAGGTCGACGTCGCCGACCTCGCTCAGATAGGGTCCGAGCTCGAGGCTGATGTAGCCGTTGCCCAGCACGATCCCGGAGTCCGGAAAGGCGGTCGCGTCGAGGACGTCCGCGCTCGTCCGCACCGGCACGTCATCGATGCCGGGCAGATCGGGAATGTTGGGACTGGACCCGGTCGCGACCACGACGTAGTCGGGTTCGATCCGTCTGTCGCTGACCGCGAGGACGCGGTCGTCGACGAACCGCGCCGTCTCGCGAAGCAACTCGACGCCCTCGCGCTCGGCCAGTTCGTGGACGTGCTCGCGGCGGTGTTCGGCGAATCCCGAGACGTGGTCGTCCTTTCGGGTAACGACCGCCTCGGGATCGACGTCGGGGACGCCCTCGAGTCGGTCGTCGTGGCGCGCCTGGTAGCGGTGCTGACCGGCCGAGAGGACGTCCTTACTCGGCATGCAGCCGCGCAGAATGCAGAGGCCGCCGCCGGGGTCGCCGTCGTCGATCAGCGTCAGTTCGAGGTCGGAGAGTTCCCCGCGGCGCTCTACGAGTTCGTCGGCGACGGCGACCCCCGCGCTGCCGTACGCGCCGACGATCGCGACGTGTACCATATCCGGGGTACAGCGGCGCGACAAAAAGGCGTTCCTCAGGTGGTGGGTGAGCGAAAGCGGTCGATACACTGAAAACGCGGTGCGGGGCGGACGGCGGAACGCTAGCTGCGGACGCGAGCGCCGACGCCGATCAGCGCAGCGATCAGGGCCGCGCCGGCGCCGAAGCCGGGCATGCTATCGCCGTCGTCGCCGTGCTCGACATCGTCCGCGCTCTGGATCGCCACGTCTCGCTCCGAGAAGTGGTCGATCGCGACGAGCACGTCGGCGGCCGCCTCAGCGTCGCTCGAGGAGGTCACCATGTAGCGAGGATCTTCGCCAATCCCGCCTTCCAGTTCGCTGTACGAGGAGACCTCCGCGGCGGCCTCGCCGTCGACGGTCACCGCGAGATCCTCGGCGCTGCCGACGGCCTCGAGGGCGGCCTCGGAGACGGAGACGATCACGATCTTCCCCTCGCTCTCGGCGCGTTCGACGGACATCTCGAGGCGCTCTTCGGCCTCGGCGCCGGTCTCGACGGCGGTGTCGTGGCCGTAGGTCGCGACGTCGACGACGCGCTCGCCGTCGACCGCGTCGGCGTAGACCTCGGCGGTCGCCGTCCCCTCAGCGATCAGCCGTTCCTGCTCTTCGGCGTTCTCGTCGCGCTCGCCGCTCTCGTACGAGCGGAAGACCAGCGTCGACTCGCTGCCGAGGTCGGCGGTCACGTCGCCGTTGTCGTTGACCGCGACCTCGCCGTCGCCGGCGACGACGAGCGCGCCGGTTCGGTTTTCCGTTTCGACGAGGACGCGGTCGCCCTCGTCGCTGGCCGTCGCGTTGCTCTCCTCGGAGAGATTCAACTCGACGTACTGGGCGTCCTCGCCCGCGTTGACGGTGAGAATGCCGCGTTCGGTGTCGTGGGCGGACAGCGACGCCGAGCCGTCGGTCGCGACGTCGGCGCGCGTCTCGCTCTGCGCGTCGAGGGAGAGTCCCAGACCGGAGAGATCGACCACGGCCGAGAGCCGGGCGTCGGCCCCGGCCTCGGTCCGGCTCTGGTGGTCGCTCTGGCTGGCGACGGTCACGTTCTCGAAGACCGTCTCGTCGTCGACGCGGTAGTCGACGATCGCGTTACTCGAGGTCTCGAACGCGACGTGGGTACCGGCGTACGCCTCGCCGTCGGCCGTCGCGTCCTTGGCGGTCATCGCGTGCGATTCGGAGGGCTGTGCTGCGCCCGCAGCGCCGCCGACGACGGCGACCGACAGGGTCGCCATCGTCACGAGGGCTGCGAGTGCAACGGCTGCGATTCGGGACATTGCACTCCGCCGGGAGACACTGGGGTGTAAAGGGCCTTCTGACAAAGTCGTCCAACTGTGGGAGCAAACACCCTCCTTGTCCGGAAATGTTGCTAAAAAGTAACCTGTGTGGAACTACATTCGGGAAGAGAAACGAACCCGAACGAATCGATTCGCTGCACTCATCGACTCGGCTCACACCGACGCCTTCGAGTCAGTCCTGCAACCGGGCGAACAGGCCGGCGACGGCGATCGCGATGACGGCGACGCCGACACCGAAGCCGGGCATCCCGTCGCCGCCGTCCTCGCCGGTGTCGTTTCCACTGCTGACCTCGGTCTCGCCGTCGCCGTCGCTGGTCTCGCCGTCCGCGTCGCCGCCGTCCTCCGCATCGGTCTCGCTTCCGTCATTCGTCTCGTCGCCGCTATCGGTTCCGTCGTCTGTGCCGTCCGTCTCGTCGCTATCGTCCAGGTCGCTGTCGGCACCGTCGATCGTCGCCGTTCGCTCGGAGAAGTGGTTGACGGCGATGTAGACCGTCGCCTCGGCCGACGCCTCCGACTGCTGGGCGATCATATATCGGGTCTCGTCGCTCCCGATCGCGCCCACGAGTTCGCTCTTCGAGGAGACCTCCGTGGCGGCCTCGCCGTCGATTCGGACCTCGAGATCCTCGAGGCTGCCGACGGCCTCCTCGGAGACGGTGGTCAGCACGACCGTCCCCTCGTGGGTAGCGCGGTCGATGGTCACGTTGACCCGATCGCGCGCCTGGGTTTCGACTTCGGCGCTGGTCCCCTGGCCGTACGTGACGGCCTCGCCGACCGCCTCGCCGCTCCGGTCCTCGACGTGGACCTCGACGGCCGACTGGCCGTCGGCGATCAGCGATTCCTCGTACTCGTCGGTCTCGTCGCGCTCGCCCTCCTCGTACGACCGGAACGCCAGCATCGCGTTCTCGGCGAGTTCGGCCGTGACGTTGCCGTCGTCGGTGACCGTCACCTCGCCGTCGCCGACGACGAGGAAGGTTCCCTCGTGGCCGTCGGTCTCGACGCGGACGCGGTCGCCCTCGTCGCTGGCCGTCGCGTCGGCCGCGAGCTCGGCCCGAACGTACTGGCTCTCCGAACCGCTCTCGACCACGAGCGTGCCGCGTTCGGTGTCGTGGGCCGACAGCGTCGCGCCGCTCTCGGCCTGCACCTGGGCGCTCGTCTCGGACTGGGCGGCCAGCGAGAGGCCGGCGCCCTCGAGGGTCGTCAGCGTCTCGAGGTCGACCTCGGTTCCGAGATCGGCACCGGCCTCGGCGTCGCCGGTCGACTGGACGGCCACCGAGGAGAACGTCTCGTCGCCGCCGACCCGGTAGTCGGTGATCGCGTCGCCCTCGAGGTCGAACGCAACGTGCGTGCCGGCGTACGCCTCGCCGCCGGCCGTCGCCGCGCTCGCCGTCTCAGTTTCGCCGTCGGTGGTCGTACTCGATTCCGTGTCGGTCGACGCGCCCGCGCCGGCTCCGAACGCCGCGCCGACGGCGCTCGTCGCCAGGAGCAGCGCCACGATCACTGCGAGTCCACGGTTCATGACAGTCGCAGCTTCCGACTGGGATATAACATAGCTTCTGACAAACCCGTCAAAATGAACGCCACGAAGATGGTGGGGCCCTCGAGCGGAGCGCCACGAGGTCGTCTTCGCTCTACCGGGAGAGGTCGGTCCCGCCCGATTTGACGACCGCGTCGACCTCCTCTTTGGAGACGAGCGCGACGTCGCCCGGAATCGTCCGCTTGATCGCCGCCGTCGCCGCGGCGTACTCGAGGGCGGTCGGGACGTCGTCGCCGTGGAGGCGGCGGGCGATGAACGCGCCGGTGAAGGCGTCGCCGGTGCCGATCGACGAGACGGTGTCGGTCTCGTAGGCCGCCTGTTCGTGGACGACGCTGTCGTGCCAGCCGATCGCTCCCTCGGCGCCGCGGGTGACGACGACGGTCGTGAAGTCGTACTGCGAACCCAGCCGGTGGGCCAGTTGGCGCGGATCGCCCTCGATGCCGAGGACGGTCCGAGCGTCTCTGGCGGCGATGACGAGCACGTCGATTCCCGGGAACAGTTGGGTCAGGGTCTCGCGGGCCTCGTCGGGCGACCAGAGCTTGTTCCGGTAGTTGAAATCGAAGGTGGTCGTCGTCCCGCCCTGTCGGGCCGCCTTGAGCATGTTCGCCGTCGTCTCTCGGAGCGTCGAGGAGAGCGCGGGCGTGATCCCGGTCGTGAAGAAGACGCGCGCGTTCTGGATCCGATCGATGTCGAACTCGCGGGCTTTCGCCGTCGAGACGGCGGTGTTCTCCCGGTCGTAGATCACGTTCGTCCCGCGGGGCTTGCCCGCCCGCTCGAGGTAGTACGTGCCCTGACGCCCGCGG containing:
- a CDS encoding PGF-CTERM sorting domain-containing protein produces the protein MNRGLAVIVALLLATSAVGAAFGAGAGASTDTESSTTTDGETETASAATAGGEAYAGTHVAFDLEGDAITDYRVGGDETFSSVAVQSTGDAEAGADLGTEVDLETLTTLEGAGLSLAAQSETSAQVQAESGATLSAHDTERGTLVVESGSESQYVRAELAADATASDEGDRVRVETDGHEGTFLVVGDGEVTVTDDGNVTAELAENAMLAFRSYEEGERDETDEYEESLIADGQSAVEVHVEDRSGEAVGEAVTYGQGTSAEVETQARDRVNVTIDRATHEGTVVLTTVSEEAVGSLEDLEVRIDGEAATEVSSKSELVGAIGSDETRYMIAQQSEASAEATVYIAVNHFSERTATIDGADSDLDDSDETDGTDDGTDSGDETNDGSETDAEDGGDADGETSDGDGETEVSSGNDTGEDGGDGMPGFGVGVAVIAIAVAGLFARLQD
- the kdgK1 gene encoding bifunctional 2-dehydro-3-deoxygluconokinase/2-dehydro-3-deoxygalactonokinase, translated to MSDIVTFGETMLRLSPPQNERLEDVDEFEVRAAGAESNVAIAASRLGATASWISKVPETPLGKRVVGELRQHGIDTDVVWSHRGRQGTYYLERAGKPRGTNVIYDRENTAVSTAKAREFDIDRIQNARVFFTTGITPALSSTLRETTANMLKAARQGGTTTTFDFNYRNKLWSPDEARETLTQLFPGIDVLVIAARDARTVLGIEGDPRQLAHRLGSQYDFTTVVVTRGAEGAIGWHDSVVHEQAAYETDTVSSIGTGDAFTGAFIARRLHGDDVPTALEYAAATAAIKRTIPGDVALVSKEEVDAVVKSGGTDLSR